In Roseibium algicola, the DNA window GTTGAACCAGCTGGCAAACAGATGCCGGAAGTCCAGATCAAGCGCCTGAAGGACATCATCGCCCTTGCTGAGGCGCAACAGGTCCTCGCGCATGCCGACCAGAAGCCGGGTTGCGTCCGGAACCTGGTTGAGCCGTCGGATCAGTTCCTGCCGCGGAGGTTCGACAGCCTCCATGAATTCTCGGTAACTGGCCTTCGACTGCCCCTTCTCATAATGCTCCAACGCCGATCTGACAGCCGGAGCCGATACGGCCAGACCTTCCGCGAGATGACGGAAGAAGGCACGTTTTTCCTCGTCATTGAGAGCGCCATACCGGCTGAGGATCTGCCGGGCAAGATTTTGCCCGGAGACCTCCCCGGTTGCACCGATCAAATCGGCGACGAGCGCCTCGAGCGGACGGTCATCCGCCTTGTCCGCCCCCTTCGACAGGTATCTTCGTTCGAAAACGGTCGTCAGCAGATCGGCCAGAAACATCACCGCGCTTCTCCCATCACCACGTCCGGCAGCCAGGTGGCCAGTTCCGGAAACAGACAGAGGATGACGATCGCCACGAACATGCACGCCACGAATGGCAGGGACCCGGTGAGGATCGTCTTCAAGGAAATGTCCGGAGCGATGCCGTTGATCACGTAGAGGTTCAACCCGACCGGAGGAGAGATCAGACCGATCTCCATGTTGATGGTCAGGACAACCGCGAACCAGATCGGATCGAAGCCGGCTGTGGTGATGATCGGCAGCAGGATCGGTGCCGCCATCAGGATCACCGCGACGGGCGGCAGGAAGAAACCGGCAATCAGCAGGAAGACGTTGATTGCCGCCATCAGGATCCAGCGGTTGACGGACAGCGTGCCGATCCATTCTGCAATCGCCTGCGTGATGAAAAGCGACGACAGCATGTAGGAAAAGACACCGGCTGCCGCGATGATGAAGAGGATCATCACGCTTTCCCGCGTGCTGTCGCGCAGCACGGTCCAGAGCAGTTTCGGGCTCCAGAGCCGGTAGATGATGACCGCGATCAGCAGACAGAGCAAAGCGCCGACGGCAGCGGTTTCAGACGGTGTCGCGATGCCGCCGTACATGGCATAGAGCACACCCAGAATAATGAGCATGAACGGCAGGACGCGCGGCAGGATCTCGAACTTTTCCGCCCAGGAATAGTTGCCCGCGCTGAGCACGCTGGCATTGCCGCTGCGCCAGGTCGAATAGAGCGACCAGGCCATGAAAAGGCCCATCAGCATCAGGCCGGGAATAACACCTGCCAGGAACAGACGACCGATCGAAGTTTCGGTTGAAATGCCGTAGACGATCATCGTGACGGACGGCGGGATCAGGATGCCGAGCGTGCCGCCCGCGGCGATGGAGCCGGCGGCGACACCGTCCGGATAACCGCGCTTGCGCATTTCCGGAATACCCATCTTGCCGATGGCCGCACAGGTGGCGGGTGAAGACCCGGACATGGCAGCGAACAGGGCGCATGCACCGAGGTTCGAGACGACCAGTCCACCGGGTACCCGGGTGAGCCAGCGTTCCAAAGCTTCGTAGAGATCGGCCCCCGCCCGAGTGGAGGCGATGGAGGCGCCCATGATGATGAACATGGGGATCGACAGAAGGGCGAAGTTATCAAGTTTACCGAACAGGATTTCGGGCATCAGTTCGAGCGACCGGAAGCCGTCGAATGCCAGCAGGAAGCCCGCGGAAACGATCAACAGACCGATCGCAACGGAAATGCCGGAGAAGAGGACCAGGATGGTGGCGACCGCCACCAGGGCGCCGAGCAGCAAGGGATCCATTATTTATCCTCCAGACCGAAGGGTTTGTCGACACCGATGAGAACCGCGTAAAGATCTGCGGCGAGCTGCAGCAACAGCAGTCCGAACCCAACGGGGATCGACAGATACGGGATCCAGAGCCTGACGCCCCAGACTGTGTCTGAGGTCCAGCCCTTCGACCAGGCGAGGTACCAGAATTCAGTGCCGTAGAAGAGCATCATCGCCATGACCAGGATCGAGATTGACAGCGTGATGCAGGCCAGCACGAAGCGGGCACGTGGTGCCAGCGACAGGGGAAACAGGTCGACATTGACGTGCCCCCGAAGCCGCTGAACGTAAGGCAGCCCCACAAGGGTTGCGGCGATGACCAGATAAATGACCGTTTCGGTCTGCCAGACGGTGGAAGCGTTGAGCACGAGGCGCACGAAGATCATCTGGCAAGTGACGACGACGGCGACAACGATCATCGCTGCCGCACACCAGCCGGCCACGGTCGAAATCGCTGCGACAACGCGCAAGAAGGGGTTGCTGCCGGCATGCGCTACCGCAGCCGTACTGTGGCCCGCCATGGGTCACTCCTTGAAATGAGGTCCTTTGGAACAGGTTTCGGGGCGGCTTTCAGGCCGCCCCGCAAGTTCAGTCGCTTATTCGACGGCGAATGCCAGATCGAGAAGCTGCTGACCGTTCGGGGTTTCTTCCACGAACGCCTTGTAGGAGGTTTCCTTGGCAAGAGCCCGCCAGGCATCGAAGTCCGCTGCGGTCATTTCGGCGATTTCGACACCGTTCTCACGGAAGACTTCTGCAGAGGCCGCATCTTCCTTCTTGGCTTCTTCGAGATAGAAAGCCTGCGCCTTTTCAGAAGCCGCCAGCAGCGCTTTTTGCTGGTCTTCGGTGAGGCTTTCGAACTTGGCCTTGTTCATCAGGAGTGGCTGGTACATGAACCAGAGCGCATATTCGCCAGCCGGGGTGTAGCAGGATACCTGCTCGTAAATGCGATAGCTGACGAAGGACGAGGACGAGGTGTTGACCGCGTCCAGAACACCGGACTGCATGGCATTGTAGACTTCCGAAGACGCCATCGAGGCAATCGAAGCGCCTGCGCCTGCAAGCATCTGCTCAAAGGCCTTGCCCGCAGCGCGGGTCTGAAGGCCCGGCATGTCTTCCGGCTTGGTGATGCACTTGTCCTTGGCTGCAAAGCCGCCGGCCAGATAACCGTGCACCAGCACGATCACATCGTCCTCGGCCATGATTCCCTCAATGGCCTCCATGAACGGGCTTTCGTTCATGCGGGCCGCATGGTCATGGTTTTTCACCAGACCCGGCATCAGGGTGAGGTTATAGGCAGGTTGCTGGCCACCGGCATAGCTGAGCGGCAGAACGGTCATGTCCAGCAGACCGCGAGACAGCGGCTTATACTGTTCGCGCGCCTTCAAAAGCGACTGGGACGGGAAAATCTTGATGTCGAGATCGACACCGGCCGCCGCCACGTCGTCGGCAACCATCTGGGCCACCTTGTGGCGAACGTCGCCGGTGGACCACTGGTGAGACAGGCGCAGCTCGGTCGCGTTGGCGGTGAGCGCGCTGGCGAAAAGCGTCACGGCAGCAACCGACGCTGAGAATTTGAAGTTCATTTTTTCCTCCCTGATGGTTCCGGACGGGAACCGGAATTCGATCTTACCCTCATGTGATGTTTTTCTGTCAAGTCATTTTGTATACAAGACCGACAATATTGCGCGCGAAAAACTCCTATGCTAAATGCGAAACATGGAAAGAAAACGATCCGACCGCATCGCGGATGCGCTTGAAGGGCTGATTTTCGACGGCACTTTCGCCGATGGCGACAGGCTGGACGAGGTTCAGCTTGCGGGCCGGTTTTCGGTTTCCAGAACACCGGTCCGGGAAGCCCTTCACAGGCTTTCCCAGTCCGGTCTGGTCGTGCAGATACCCCGCCGCGGTGTGTTCGTCCGGCAACCCGGCCCGGTGGAACTGATCGAAATGTTCGAAGTGATGGCAGAGCTGGAAGCCGTGAGTGCGCGCCTGGCTGCCGCGCGTATTTCCGAAACTGCCCTTGCCGATCTTCACGCTGCGAACGAGCGTTGCAAACACGCCGTCGAGGCGCAGGACACGGATGGCTACTATCTGGAAAACGAACAATTCCACGCCATCATCTACCGCCAGTCAGGCAACCGTTTTCTGGAGCAGGAATGCCTTCGCCTTCAACGGCGTCTGCAGCCCTTCCGAAGGGTGCAGTTGCGCGTGCGCGGGCGCATGAAACAATCCATGGCCGAACATGAAGACGTCGTTGCCGCCATCGAGGCTGCCGACGGTGATCGGGCGGCGGCTGCCATCCGTCGGCACGTTTCCGTGCAGGGCGAGAAATTCCATCACCTGATGGCAAGCCTGAAGCCCGCAGCCGAGTAAGTCCGTCTAGAACTCGAAAACCCGGCCATGCTGCTGACGGTCCGCGGCAGGGCTTGTGCCGAGGGCTGACCGGTAGCGTTTCGAAAAATGGGATGCGCTGGCAAAGCCGCAGGCCATCGCGATGTCGATCATGCGCATTGAGGTGCGGCAGACGAGCTGGCGGGCAATGTCCAGACGAACCTTTGCGTAATATTCCTGCGGGCTGCACTTGAGATATTTCTGGAATTCCCGCTGCAACTGGCGGGGGCTGACGTCCAGTTTCTGCGCGATTTCCTGCAAGGAAAGCGGCTCGACGACGTTCTCCGTCATCAGGGCGATGCTGCTGCGCACCCGTTGCGAGACGGTTTCCAGATCATCACGCATGTGCTTGTGCTGCCGCTCATTGCCACTGCGCCAGTCGTGATGAAGGGCGATTTCGGCAACATCCGCAGCAACCGCGCCACCGTGGACCTGGGCCACGAAGCCGATCATCAGATCGAGCGCGGAGGTTCCCCCGGCGCAGGTCATGTACTTGCCGTCCGTCTGAATGAGACTGTCCACCAGCCGCGCATCGGGGAACCGCTCCTTGAAGAAATCGGCATATTCCCAGTGGATCGTGCAGTTCCTGTTGTCCAGCAGGCCGAAGTCGGCCAACACATAGGCACCAGTGCAGATGCCTGCGATCCGGCTGGAGCGGTTGGCCAGTTTCCGGATGGCAACCTTCTGGGCCAGTGTCAGCCCAATGCGTTCCACATCATCACTGCTGCAGACCGCAAGAAGATCCGGCCGTTCGACATCGCCGATGGCGCAGTCGGCCCGTATGGTGCTGCCGTTGCTGGCAATGGCATCGCTGCCGTCCAGACTGCAGCATCGATATGTGAAGGCCTTGCGTTTCAACACTTTGTTCGCGATCCGCAGAGGCTCGATTGCAGAGGCAAAGGAGAGCAGGGAAAAATTTCTCATGAGCAGAAAGCAGATCTCGACGGTTCGCGAGGCAAGCGCCTCTCCGCCGTCATCCCCTTCGCTTCGGCCGGGTGCCGGAGAGGATTTCTGCCCTGGGGAAATTTGTGCTTCGTCCAATCTAGCGCTCACAGGTATCCTGCCTTCACCATCTTGATCGGCTCGAACCGATCTTGAAGAACCTTCAGCCGGAAATTTAGCAGCCTGAAAAGCTGCTCCCTATCGGGAAACCGGACTACATTGTCGCAGTTCTTCCGGTGCGCTACCCGGCACACGCCTCACGAAAGAGACCGCCGTTGTGGTTTACAGGCTCCCAGAATCATCGATAGTACACGGGTCTTGAGCTCTTCATGAACGGTGCGACCCATCCCGGGGCACCGGAGTGACCAACCGAAGGAACATTTCATGCTCTACCGCCTCGGCCTTGCCACCGCATTCGGCCTGTTGACCGCCTCTCCCGCCCTTGCCCATCTGGATCCGTCAGAACACGGCTCCTTTGCCGCCGGCTTCACGCATCCACTGTTCGGTACCGATCACGTGCTGGCGATGATTGCCGTTGGCCTTTGGGCCGCCCTTCTTGGCGGGCGCGCCGTCTGGGCTCTGCCGACCGCCTTCGTCGGTGCGATGATCGTCGGTTTCCTGCTCTCGCTTGCCGGCGTTCCGCTGCCCTACGTCGAACCGTTCATTCTGACATCGGTCGTGGTTCTTGGTGTCGTCGTCGCCCTTGCCTTGCGCCTGCCACTTGGCGTGTGTGCGGCACTGGTGGGGGGGTTCGGCATTTGTCACGGCCATGCCCACGGCGGTGAAATCGGCTCGGCTGGCGAACTTTCCTATGCCGGTGGCTTTGTTTTGGCGACCGCACTCCTGCATGCGGCCGGGCTCCTGATTGGCTACGGCGCCAATGTGGCCACCCGGAACGATCCCGCGTGGGCACCACGCATCATTCGCAGCCTGGGTGTGCTGACGGCACTCGGCGGGCTGTATCTTGCAGCAGCGTAAGTTCGGTGACTGATTAAAACAGACGCGACTGTCGTCCCACTGCTCCCCCTCATCTGAGCATGCGCGCAGCGCTGTTTCGAAGGATGGCCGGCAAACTTCAGAGCAAGCGGCCCATCCTTCGAGATGGACCTGACGGTCCTTCTCAGGATGACGTAGAGACGGGATGGCAGACAGGGCAGAACACCGAACGGGTAGCCGGTAAAGGGATCTCAGCCGATCTCGATATCCAGACCCAGATCCAGAACCGGAGCCGAATGGGTGATCCAGCCTGAGGAGATCAGGTCAACCCCGGCTTCGGCGACGGCCTTGACCGTATCGAGCTCTATTCCACCGGATGCTTCCAGCAGAACCTTGCCTCCGGCCTTTGCAACAGCCTGCTTCAGGACTTTGGGCGGCATGTTATCGAGCATGACCACGTCAGGACCGGCGGCAAGTGCCTCGTCCAGCTGTTCCAGCGTGTCGACTTCCACCTCGATCTTCACCAGATGACCGGCGAAAGCCTTGGCGGCTTCGATGGCTTGCGTCACACCGCCGGCGACCGCGATGTGGTTGTCCTTGATCAGGATCGCATCGTCGAGACCGAAGCGATGGTTGGAACCGCCGCCACATTTGACCGCATATTTCTCGAACGCACGCAGACCCGGTGTCGTCTTGCGGGTGCAGACGATGTCCGCCTTGGTGTGTGCGATCAGATCGGCGAATTTCGACGTAGCCGTCGCAATGCCTGACAAGTGACCCAGGAAGTTCAATGCCACCCTTTCGGCAGCGAGAAGCGCGCGGGCTGGCCCCTCGATCCGGGCGACAACTGCCTTGGGCGACAACCGGTCACCATCTGCCAGAACGGCCTCGAAATGCAAACCGGCATCCGTCTGACGAAAGGCGCTTTCGGCGAAGGCTAATCCGGCGAGAACCCCCGGTTTGCGCGCGGCAATCACGGCGGAGGCTTTTGCATCCGGTGGCAGCGTTGCCTGGCTGGTGACGTCACCCGCCCGGCCCCAGTCTTCCAGAAGAGCGGCCTTGACGGCTTCATCCACCATCAGGCGTGGCAGCTCGGGCAAAAATCTACGGGTCATGCGCCTCTCCGGTCAGGCAGTTTCCAGGGCCTCAGCGGTGATGGCTTCGACTTCCTTCAAGGTGGTGTAGGAGCGGCTTGCCATGTCAGGGTTTTCCTGCGGGAAATCCTTGCGGAAATGCCCGCCACGGCTTTCCTCGCGCTTCAGTGCCGCCGCGGTGATGATACGCCCGGCGACCATCATGTTGAGGATCGACTGGCGCACGCAATTCTGTTCAACCTGCGCAATATCGGCAAGGGCCGTCTTGAGGCCGGCCGCGTCACGCAGCACGCCGACATTGCGCGCCAGTGTCTTGCGCAGAACGGTGATCGCTTCCCGCTCCTCGACGTTGCGCTGGCTCGGCAAGCCTGGAGCATCGTCCATCTCGTTCCAGTAGGCGCTGCGCGGGGTCGGCATCAGGCCCTGGATATCTTCCGCGATGCGCGCGGCAAAAACGACCGCCTCCAACAGCGAATTGGATGCCAGGCGGTTGGCGCCGTGGGCACCGGTTGAAGCCACTTCACCCGCGGCCCACAGACCGTCAAGCGACGTCCGGCCGTTGGCATCGGTCAGGACCCCGCCCATGTGGTAATGCTCCGCGGGCGCCACGGGCAGCAGATCCTTTGCCGGATCGATGCCCGCTGCGGAGGCTGCCGCGAAGACGGTCGGAAAATCGTCCTTGAACCTTTCGCCGATCGCTGTCCGGCAGTCGAGGAAGGCCCCCCGGCCTTCGGACACCTCCCGGTGAATGGCCCGGGCAACGATGTCGCGCGGCGCCAGTTCCAATTCCGGGTGAACACCTTCCATGAAGCGTTCGCCGTCCTTGTTGACGAGGGTGGCTCCCTCGCCGCGCAGGGCTTCGGTTGCCAGCGGTGCCGGATCCTTGCCGAGATCAAGCGCGGTCGGGTGAAACTGCACGAATTCGGCATCGGCAATCACCGCACCGGCGCGGGCCGCCATGGCAAGGCCATGACCGTTGGCTTCGTGCGGGTTGGTCGTCAGTTCGTAGAGGTGACCGATGCCGCCGGAAGCAAGCACCACGGCCTTTGCCGGGAAAATCAGCCGTTCCAGACCGCCACGCCGGCGCGCCAGGACCCCGGTTACATACCGTCCTTCGCCAATGAAGCTTTCGCCGATGTAGCCTTCCAGAATGCGGATCGACGGCGTCTTGCGAACAGCTGCGATCAGGGCATCCATGATCGCCCGGCCTGCCATGTCGCCGCGCACACGTACAACCCGGCTCTGGGAATGGGCGGCTTCGCGTGAAAACTTCAGCCGGCCTTCAAGATCCTGATCGAACGGAACGCCATAGGACAAGAGGTCATGAACCCGGGCACTGCCTTCGCGGGTCATCTCTTCGACGATCTTTTCCTCGCAAATGCCGCAGCCGGCGGCCAGCGTATCGTCGCGGTGTTTTTCCACCGAGTCCTGCTCGGAGATCGCAGCGGCAATACCGCCCTGCGCCCAGGCAGAGGACGCCCCTTGCCCGATCGGAGCGTTGGTGATGACGGTGACCGGGCGCGGGCTGAGCTTCAGCGCGCAGAAAAGGCCTGCCAGACCTCCCCCCAGAATGACGACATCATCCACATCCTTGCCTATATAGGCAGGTGCAAAATCCTCAACCGACACGGCCATGGGAAACTTCCTGGAACAGACGGGGCAAGAGCCCCAAAGAAACTCCCGGGCCGGCAGGCCCGGAAGCAATCGCATAGATGCGGTTTAGACCGAAGCCGGTCAGATTTTCAAGTTGATCATCCGCTCGACCGCGGTGCGGGCCCTGTCGGCCACCGCCGGGTCGACGACCACTTCCTCTTTCATCTCCAGAAGAGTGTCGAGGATCTTGTTCAGCGTGATCCGCTTCATGTGCGGGCAAAGGTTGCAAGGGCGGATGTAGTCGACACCCGGCGTTTCGCTGGCAACATTGTCCGCCATGGAGCACTCGGTGATCATCATCACCTTTTCCGGACGCTTTGTCTTGACCCAGTCGATCATGTGCGCGGTGGAACCGGCAAAGTCGGCTTCCGCGACCACTTCGGGCGGGCACTCCGGATGGGCAATGATCTTCACATTCGGTTCGATCTTGCGATAGTCGCGCAGCTCTTCCGCGGTGAAGCGCTCATGCACTTCGCAGGCACCGTCCCAGACCAGAACCTCGACGTCGGTCTTGTTGCCGACGTTTGCGGCCAGATACTTGTCCGGGATCAGGAACACCTTGTCGACGCCGAAGCTTTCCACGACCTGCAGCGCGTTGGAAGACGTGCAGCAGATGTCGCATTCCGCCTTCACGTCGGCAGACGTGTTCACATAGGTGATGATCGGGATGCCGGGGTTCCGCTCGCGCAGGGCCCGCACATCGGCACCGGTAATGGATTCAGCCAGCGAGCAGCCTGCACGCATGTCCGGGATCAGCACGGTCTTTTCCGGGCTCAGGATCTTCGAGGTCTCTGCCATGAAGTGCACGCCGCACTGGACGATGACTTCCGCATCGGTGCGGGTCGCCTCGATGGCCAGCTGCAGGCTATCGCCAACGATATCGGCAACACCATGGTAGATATCCGGCGTCATGTAGTTGTGCGCCAGGATAACCGCGTTGCGCTGCTTCTTCAGCTTGTTGATCGCATGGATGGTCGGCGCCAGAGCAGGCCATTCAATGGCCGGGATGATGTGCTTGACCTTCTCGTAGATCGGCGCAGTCGCCTCTGCGACCTCCGGCGTATAACGCAGGTCCGGGCGCTCCAGCTTGCCGAAACGCTCCAGTGCCGTCAGTCCGGCGGCAATCGGTGCTCCAACCGGTGCTTTGGTCTGGGCAATGGTCATGGCGACCTCCCTTTTTTGCGCGGCGCGAAGGGTATTTTGTGCCGCTATTTAATTATACTCAACTTGAGCATATCAGAGACAAAAGAAAACGGGCGGTGATGCCCATACTTTTGCTCTTTCGGAGTTTATATAGTCATGAGCAAATCGAAAATCTACAAAAATCCGAAAAATTCTCGCGCGGAATCCGATTTGCCTTTGTTTTCCTGAGCTTAAGACGCAACTTTTCCGTTTCCGGAAAGCCGGCTAACAATTATCGCCTTCACATACGAGATGCAAACGGCAAAACCAACCGTGCTCTCGCAACATCTGTTACTGTGTTTCCACCACAACGTGCAACTTGCTGACATGATCGAAGTTTTTCCGTTCCATTTGCAACGCTGATCAATCCATCAAAAATACGCGTTTTGAGATTGGCTCACTTCAGACTATTCCTATCGTAATATCACGATCAGAGACACGTCCATGACAACAGCTTCCTCCACCGGCCGGGTCGGCCCGAATATCCCGCTGGTGATTTCCTGCGGCTGTTTGATCGCCCTCATTTCGTTCGGGCCACGTTCTGCCATGGGCCTGTTCTTTCAGCCCATGACCGAGGCCAGGGACTGGAGCCGCGAGATCTTCGCACTGGCACTGGCGATCCAGAACCTTATGTGGGGCATCGGACAGCCGATCGCCGGCATGATGGCCGACCGGTTCGGAACCTGGAAGACCATGACACTTGGCGCAGTCCTCTACTGTGCCGGCCTTTTGCTGATGATCGACGCGGAAAGCACCGTCGCCCTGCACATTTCCGCAGGTGTGCTCATCGGGCTCGGCATTGCCTGTTCGTCCTTCTCGCTGGTTCTGGCGGCTTTCGGCCGTGCCGTCTCGCCTTCACAGAGAACACTGGCCTTTGGTATCGGCACAGCCTCCGGATCTCTCGGCCAGTTCCTGTTTGCCCCACTTGGCGGCACGCTGATTGCCAGCATCGGCTGGCAGCAGACCCTCATCGTCTTCGCCGGCCTT includes these proteins:
- a CDS encoding TRAP transporter large permease, translated to MDPLLLGALVAVATILVLFSGISVAIGLLIVSAGFLLAFDGFRSLELMPEILFGKLDNFALLSIPMFIIMGASIASTRAGADLYEALERWLTRVPGGLVVSNLGACALFAAMSGSSPATCAAIGKMGIPEMRKRGYPDGVAAGSIAAGGTLGILIPPSVTMIVYGISTETSIGRLFLAGVIPGLMLMGLFMAWSLYSTWRSGNASVLSAGNYSWAEKFEILPRVLPFMLIILGVLYAMYGGIATPSETAAVGALLCLLIAVIIYRLWSPKLLWTVLRDSTRESVMILFIIAAAGVFSYMLSSLFITQAIAEWIGTLSVNRWILMAAINVFLLIAGFFLPPVAVILMAAPILLPIITTAGFDPIWFAVVLTINMEIGLISPPVGLNLYVINGIAPDISLKTILTGSLPFVACMFVAIVILCLFPELATWLPDVVMGEAR
- a CDS encoding TRAP transporter small permease — its product is MAGHSTAAVAHAGSNPFLRVVAAISTVAGWCAAAMIVVAVVVTCQMIFVRLVLNASTVWQTETVIYLVIAATLVGLPYVQRLRGHVNVDLFPLSLAPRARFVLACITLSISILVMAMMLFYGTEFWYLAWSKGWTSDTVWGVRLWIPYLSIPVGFGLLLLQLAADLYAVLIGVDKPFGLEDK
- the dctP gene encoding TRAP transporter substrate-binding protein DctP; the encoded protein is MNFKFSASVAAVTLFASALTANATELRLSHQWSTGDVRHKVAQMVADDVAAAGVDLDIKIFPSQSLLKAREQYKPLSRGLLDMTVLPLSYAGGQQPAYNLTLMPGLVKNHDHAARMNESPFMEAIEGIMAEDDVIVLVHGYLAGGFAAKDKCITKPEDMPGLQTRAAGKAFEQMLAGAGASIASMASSEVYNAMQSGVLDAVNTSSSSFVSYRIYEQVSCYTPAGEYALWFMYQPLLMNKAKFESLTEDQQKALLAASEKAQAFYLEEAKKEDAASAEVFRENGVEIAEMTAADFDAWRALAKETSYKAFVEETPNGQQLLDLAFAVE
- a CDS encoding GntR family transcriptional regulator; this encodes MERKRSDRIADALEGLIFDGTFADGDRLDEVQLAGRFSVSRTPVREALHRLSQSGLVVQIPRRGVFVRQPGPVELIEMFEVMAELEAVSARLAAARISETALADLHAANERCKHAVEAQDTDGYYLENEQFHAIIYRQSGNRFLEQECLRLQRRLQPFRRVQLRVRGRMKQSMAEHEDVVAAIEAADGDRAAAAIRRHVSVQGEKFHHLMASLKPAAE
- a CDS encoding GlxA family transcriptional regulator, whose protein sequence is MRNFSLLSFASAIEPLRIANKVLKRKAFTYRCCSLDGSDAIASNGSTIRADCAIGDVERPDLLAVCSSDDVERIGLTLAQKVAIRKLANRSSRIAGICTGAYVLADFGLLDNRNCTIHWEYADFFKERFPDARLVDSLIQTDGKYMTCAGGTSALDLMIGFVAQVHGGAVAADVAEIALHHDWRSGNERQHKHMRDDLETVSQRVRSSIALMTENVVEPLSLQEIAQKLDVSPRQLQREFQKYLKCSPQEYYAKVRLDIARQLVCRTSMRMIDIAMACGFASASHFSKRYRSALGTSPAADRQQHGRVFEF
- a CDS encoding HupE/UreJ family protein encodes the protein MLYRLGLATAFGLLTASPALAHLDPSEHGSFAAGFTHPLFGTDHVLAMIAVGLWAALLGGRAVWALPTAFVGAMIVGFLLSLAGVPLPYVEPFILTSVVVLGVVVALALRLPLGVCAALVGGFGICHGHAHGGEIGSAGELSYAGGFVLATALLHAAGLLIGYGANVATRNDPAWAPRIIRSLGVLTALGGLYLAAA
- the nadC gene encoding carboxylating nicotinate-nucleotide diphosphorylase gives rise to the protein MTRRFLPELPRLMVDEAVKAALLEDWGRAGDVTSQATLPPDAKASAVIAARKPGVLAGLAFAESAFRQTDAGLHFEAVLADGDRLSPKAVVARIEGPARALLAAERVALNFLGHLSGIATATSKFADLIAHTKADIVCTRKTTPGLRAFEKYAVKCGGGSNHRFGLDDAILIKDNHIAVAGGVTQAIEAAKAFAGHLVKIEVEVDTLEQLDEALAAGPDVVMLDNMPPKVLKQAVAKAGGKVLLEASGGIELDTVKAVAEAGVDLISSGWITHSAPVLDLGLDIEIG
- a CDS encoding L-aspartate oxidase; this translates as MAVSVEDFAPAYIGKDVDDVVILGGGLAGLFCALKLSPRPVTVITNAPIGQGASSAWAQGGIAAAISEQDSVEKHRDDTLAAGCGICEEKIVEEMTREGSARVHDLLSYGVPFDQDLEGRLKFSREAAHSQSRVVRVRGDMAGRAIMDALIAAVRKTPSIRILEGYIGESFIGEGRYVTGVLARRRGGLERLIFPAKAVVLASGGIGHLYELTTNPHEANGHGLAMAARAGAVIADAEFVQFHPTALDLGKDPAPLATEALRGEGATLVNKDGERFMEGVHPELELAPRDIVARAIHREVSEGRGAFLDCRTAIGERFKDDFPTVFAAASAAGIDPAKDLLPVAPAEHYHMGGVLTDANGRTSLDGLWAAGEVASTGAHGANRLASNSLLEAVVFAARIAEDIQGLMPTPRSAYWNEMDDAPGLPSQRNVEEREAITVLRKTLARNVGVLRDAAGLKTALADIAQVEQNCVRQSILNMMVAGRIITAAALKREESRGGHFRKDFPQENPDMASRSYTTLKEVEAITAEALETA
- the nadA gene encoding quinolinate synthase NadA, which translates into the protein MTIAQTKAPVGAPIAAGLTALERFGKLERPDLRYTPEVAEATAPIYEKVKHIIPAIEWPALAPTIHAINKLKKQRNAVILAHNYMTPDIYHGVADIVGDSLQLAIEATRTDAEVIVQCGVHFMAETSKILSPEKTVLIPDMRAGCSLAESITGADVRALRERNPGIPIITYVNTSADVKAECDICCTSSNALQVVESFGVDKVFLIPDKYLAANVGNKTDVEVLVWDGACEVHERFTAEELRDYRKIEPNVKIIAHPECPPEVVAEADFAGSTAHMIDWVKTKRPEKVMMITECSMADNVASETPGVDYIRPCNLCPHMKRITLNKILDTLLEMKEEVVVDPAVADRARTAVERMINLKI